The Tissierellales bacterium genome contains the following window.
CCTTTTTCAACCTTCTCTTTTTTGTAATCTCCATTTAAAGAAATATTTTTACTGATTTCTATAGTTTCTTCTCCTTTGATAGTTTTCTCTAATAATTTATACACAGCACTCAAAAGACATCCTTGCTCTTTGCATGAAGAACACTGCATTCCGTTACTACACGATTCATATAGATACTTTTTCAAATAAAGTCTTAATTCATAAAGCCTTTCTGCACTTTTCTTGTAAGCTGTGTCCTCGTATTTTTTCTTATATACAAATCTTATCGCAAGTAATACGTATATTACCGCTACCGCTATCTGAACTACATATATCAAGGTTTCATCTATATCGTAGTTCAGCAAAGATTCTCTGAGTTTTTGAATTCCTAAAACAACAAAAACCATCCCTGAAAATAATTTTAGCCATTTTTCGGGTATATGCTTTCCAAAGTACATACCTACAACTATCCCAACCCCACTAGTTAAGATCATACCAGTTGTTGTTCCAATTAAAGTACTTATTGGATTTCCATTTATGGCAAGTGCCATAGCTGTAAGCTGTGTTTTATCACCCATCTCTCCTAAAAAAAATGCTAGTGCAACTGTAATTATAGCACTTTTTATTATACTTTTCGCACTATCTTCGTCTTCTTCCTCCACTTTTAGACTAGTATATCCAAATATTATAAAAAGTAGTGCTGCAAGTAATTGTATAAAAACTATGGGTATAAATCTTTGAGCATGTGCTCCTATGAAAACTGCTATACCGTGATTCAATACTACTCCGAGACCCACTCCAAGCAAAATATCTCGCACTTTGTATTTAGTAGCAAAAGACATAGCCATTATCTGAGTTTTATCTCCAAGTTCTGCAACAAAAATTAAAAATGCTGCTTGTATTATTTCATACATTTCATCCCTCCTAATTTTTTACGCTATAAAAAGGGAGTTCCTAAGAACTCCCCTAATTAAATCAATTATAATTTTACTACATCTAAACCAGTATCGTGACCATTTAAGTTGTATTTCTCAAGTTCACTTTCATTTACACGCTCTACTTTTTTAGCTAATGTCTCTGTCATAATGAATTCTTCATGAATTTCAACAGCTTTTGCTAATTCATCATCTCCATCAAATTTAATAGCAATGTGATCCATCATTTCAAACCCAC
Protein-coding sequences here:
- a CDS encoding TMEM165/GDT1 family protein, encoding MYEIIQAAFLIFVAELGDKTQIMAMSFATKYKVRDILLGVGLGVVLNHGIAVFIGAHAQRFIPIVFIQLLAALLFIIFGYTSLKVEEEDEDSAKSIIKSAIITVALAFFLGEMGDKTQLTAMALAINGNPISTLIGTTTGMILTSGVGIVVGMYFGKHIPEKWLKLFSGMVFVVLGIQKLRESLLNYDIDETLIYVVQIAVAVIYVLLAIRFVYKKKYEDTAYKKSAERLYELRLYLKKYLYESCSNGMQCSSCKEQGCLLSAVYKLLEKTIKGEETIEISKNISLNGDYKKEKVEKGLVEILKFRNRWGWNNEPEDVKNIRYVFEKILFEDSIEECGNIEMYFEKLYLRDPKLCEIIKTKVRC